The following are from one region of the Luteimonas sp. MC1572 genome:
- the pssA gene encoding CDP-diacylglycerol--serine O-phosphatidyltransferase codes for MDDQTPQPRRARGIYLLPNLFTTGGLFGGFFAIIAASQGRIEAACIAIFVAAILDGLDGRVARLTNTQSDFGVQYDSLSDLVSFGMAPALVMYHWSLVAMKLDGTTLGKVGWLAAFLYAACAALRLARFNSQVGKVDSRWFIGLASPAAAGVMASSVWTFHTLDLSGEAMRYAALAITVVCGLLMVSQFRYTSFKGRGSGPGSDRVPFFSLLLIVAALIALWIDPPKTLLAVLGVYALSGPALWLWRLRRTRTGGGVA; via the coding sequence ATGGATGACCAGACGCCCCAGCCGCGCCGCGCGCGCGGCATCTACCTGCTGCCCAACCTGTTCACCACGGGTGGGTTGTTCGGCGGGTTCTTCGCCATCATCGCCGCCTCGCAGGGGCGTATCGAAGCCGCGTGCATCGCGATCTTCGTGGCCGCGATCCTCGATGGCCTCGACGGCCGCGTGGCACGGCTCACCAATACCCAGAGCGATTTCGGCGTGCAGTACGACTCGCTTTCCGACCTGGTGAGCTTCGGCATGGCGCCGGCGCTGGTGATGTACCACTGGTCGCTGGTGGCGATGAAGCTCGACGGCACCACGCTGGGCAAGGTCGGCTGGCTGGCCGCGTTCCTGTATGCCGCCTGCGCGGCGCTGCGCCTGGCGCGGTTCAACAGCCAGGTGGGCAAGGTCGACAGCCGCTGGTTCATCGGCCTGGCCAGCCCGGCCGCGGCCGGGGTGATGGCCAGCTCGGTGTGGACCTTCCACACGCTCGACCTCAGCGGCGAGGCCATGCGCTATGCGGCGCTGGCGATCACCGTGGTCTGCGGCCTGCTGATGGTCAGCCAGTTCCGCTACACCAGCTTCAAGGGCCGCGGCAGCGGACCCGGCTCGGACCGGGTGCCGTTCTTCTCGCTGCTGCTCATCGTCGCAGCGCTGATCGCGCTGTGGATCGACCCGCCCAAGACCCTGCTCGCGGTGCTGGGCGTGTACGCACTGTCCGGCCCGGCGCTGTGGCTGTGGCGCCTGCGCCGCACGCGCACCGGCGGTGGCGTGGCGTGA
- the rimI gene encoding ribosomal protein S18-alanine N-acetyltransferase: MSAAVEPALQPTMRPMREADLDAVMVVERRAYPYPWTAGIFRDCLRSGYPAWVLALDGVLIGHGVLSIAADEAHVLNVCVDPDRQGRGYGRHLLRALLREARGRGACRVFLEVRPSNPNAIALYEDEGFNEIGRRPRYYPADQGREDAIVMAIELFDPME; the protein is encoded by the coding sequence ATGAGCGCCGCGGTCGAGCCCGCGCTGCAGCCGACCATGCGGCCGATGCGCGAGGCCGACCTGGACGCGGTGATGGTGGTGGAGCGCCGCGCCTACCCCTATCCGTGGACGGCGGGGATCTTCCGCGACTGCCTGCGCTCGGGCTATCCCGCCTGGGTGCTGGCGCTGGATGGCGTGCTGATCGGCCACGGCGTGCTCAGCATCGCCGCCGACGAGGCGCACGTGCTCAACGTCTGCGTGGACCCCGACCGCCAGGGCCGCGGCTACGGCCGGCACCTGCTGCGTGCGCTGCTGCGCGAGGCGCGCGGCCGCGGCGCCTGCCGCGTGTTCCTGGAAGTGCGTCCGTCCAATCCGAACGCCATCGCCCTCTACGAGGACGAGGGCTTCAACGAGATCGGCCGCCGCCCGCGCTATTACCCCGCCGACCAGGGCCGCGAGGACGCCATCGTGATGGCGATCGAGCTGTTCGACCCGATGGAGTGA
- the lptF gene encoding LPS export ABC transporter permease LptF, whose product MPKLDTYLFREFAQATFAALVVLLIVSLGGVFADVLGDIARGRVPAGLMLSQLGLQVLNYLPLILPLGLMLGLLLGVGRLYRDSEMPVLIATGVGPRRLLRPLMMLVLPVASFIGACSLWLGPWANDYSQRMVAEGNRSLLLAGLEAGRFVELPGGGGVVYVGAMSDDGSALARVFVYRSDEERMDVTTARTGQLSVDGAERYLKLDQGFRVEGPLAEGLDFRMMRYAGNEMRLPDAETRPASENPEYDSTLALLGDARPEARAQLHARIAPPLLALAFALLAVPLARSPPRQARYGRIVLGFLAYVIGINLMLLGTEWIADGKIPVALGLWWLVLPLLALGTWMYFRDGSVAAPRRRARAAEAAR is encoded by the coding sequence ATGCCGAAGCTCGACACCTACCTGTTCCGCGAATTCGCCCAGGCCACCTTCGCGGCGCTGGTCGTGCTGCTGATCGTCAGCCTCGGCGGGGTTTTCGCGGACGTGCTGGGCGACATCGCGCGCGGGCGGGTGCCGGCCGGGCTGATGCTGTCGCAGTTGGGCCTGCAGGTGCTGAATTACCTGCCGCTGATCCTGCCGCTGGGGCTGATGCTGGGTCTGCTGCTGGGCGTCGGGCGGCTGTACCGCGATTCCGAGATGCCGGTGCTGATCGCCACCGGCGTCGGCCCGCGGCGCCTGCTGCGCCCGCTGATGATGCTGGTGCTGCCGGTGGCCAGCTTCATCGGCGCCTGTTCGCTGTGGCTGGGCCCGTGGGCCAACGACTATTCGCAGCGGATGGTGGCGGAGGGCAACCGCAGCCTGCTGCTGGCCGGGCTGGAGGCCGGGCGCTTCGTCGAGCTGCCCGGCGGCGGCGGCGTGGTCTACGTGGGCGCGATGTCCGATGACGGCTCGGCGCTGGCGCGGGTGTTCGTCTACCGCTCGGACGAGGAGCGCATGGACGTCACGACCGCGCGCACCGGGCAACTCTCGGTCGACGGCGCCGAGCGCTACCTGAAGCTGGACCAGGGCTTCCGCGTCGAAGGTCCGCTCGCCGAAGGCCTGGATTTCCGCATGATGCGCTACGCCGGCAACGAGATGCGCCTGCCCGACGCCGAGACCCGGCCGGCCAGCGAAAACCCGGAATACGACTCCACCCTGGCGCTGCTCGGCGACGCCAGGCCCGAGGCGCGCGCGCAGTTGCATGCGCGCATCGCGCCACCGCTGCTGGCGCTGGCATTCGCCTTGCTCGCGGTGCCGCTGGCGCGCAGCCCGCCGCGCCAGGCCCGCTACGGCCGCATCGTGCTCGGCTTCCTGGCGTATGTGATCGGCATCAACCTGATGCTGCTGGGCACCGAATGGATCGCCGACGGCAAGATCCCGGTGGCGCTGGGCCTGTGGTGGCTGGTGCTGCCGCTGCTGGCGCTGGGCACGTGGATGTACTTCCGCGACGGCAGCGTGGCCGCGCCGCGGCGCCGGGCGCGGGCAGCGGAGGCGGCGCGATGA
- a CDS encoding DUF4124 domain-containing protein: protein MNRIVLGIAIALAAIPAAHAQQTAGEVYQWKDANGVTHYSQTPPANGRYEQRLINSAGSAAPVAQAAVAAPENAQCSAARANMAALQSAGDVQQDTDGDGKPDQVLDPTQRANQMELAQAAIKAYCTP, encoded by the coding sequence ATGAACCGCATTGTTCTCGGCATCGCCATCGCACTGGCCGCGATTCCCGCCGCCCACGCGCAGCAGACTGCCGGCGAGGTCTACCAGTGGAAGGACGCCAATGGCGTGACCCACTATTCGCAGACGCCGCCGGCCAACGGCCGCTACGAACAGCGCCTGATCAACTCGGCCGGCAGCGCCGCCCCGGTCGCCCAGGCAGCCGTCGCAGCACCGGAAAACGCACAGTGCAGCGCCGCGCGCGCCAACATGGCCGCCCTGCAGAGCGCCGGCGACGTGCAGCAGGACACGGACGGTGACGGCAAGCCCGACCAGGTGCTCGACCCCACCCAGCGCGCCAACCAGATGGAACTGGCGCAGGCGGCGATCAAGGCCTACTGCACGCCCTGA
- a CDS encoding leucyl aminopeptidase, which produces MSLQLALNQTPPAAAQVDCVVVGAFADKTLAPSARALDEASGGRLSALAARGDLDGATGRSTLLLDLPGVAAPRVLVIGLGEAGKFAVPQYLKAVADAARALKTGPARSALLTLSELEVAGRDAAWAIRQAAIAASHASYRYVATLGEKNKKRDEKGLERLEITGSDAAALAQGQAIAAGVEFTRELGHLPPNICNPAYLAQQAGDFASRFDKASCEVLEREDMEKLGMGSLLAVARGSANAPKLIVLKWNNGGDAKPYVLVGKGITFDTGGVNLKTQGGIEEMKYDMLGAGSVMGTFVAAAGMDLPINLVVVVPAVENAIDGNAYRPSDILTSMSGKTIEVGNTDAEGRLILCDALTYAQRFEPQALVDVATLTGACMVALGSFATGLMSKHDDLSQELLAAGEHVFDRAWRLPLWDEYQTMLDSTFADVYNIGGRWAGAVTAGCFLARFTEGQRWAHLDIAGSASHSGKSGLATGRPVGLLSQWLLDQAG; this is translated from the coding sequence ATGAGCCTTCAACTTGCCCTGAACCAGACCCCACCCGCCGCCGCCCAGGTCGACTGCGTGGTCGTTGGCGCCTTTGCCGACAAGACCCTTGCGCCGTCCGCGCGCGCGCTCGACGAGGCCAGTGGTGGCCGCCTGTCGGCGCTGGCCGCCCGTGGCGACCTCGACGGCGCCACCGGCCGCAGCACGCTGCTCCTGGACCTGCCGGGCGTGGCCGCGCCGCGGGTGCTGGTGATCGGCCTGGGCGAGGCGGGCAAGTTCGCGGTGCCGCAGTACCTGAAGGCCGTGGCCGATGCCGCGCGCGCGCTGAAGACCGGTCCGGCGCGTTCGGCGCTGCTGACGCTGTCCGAGCTCGAGGTTGCCGGCCGCGACGCCGCCTGGGCGATCCGCCAGGCCGCCATCGCCGCCAGCCACGCCAGCTACCGCTACGTCGCCACGCTGGGCGAAAAGAACAAGAAGCGCGACGAGAAGGGCCTCGAGCGCCTGGAGATCACCGGCAGCGATGCCGCCGCGCTGGCCCAGGGCCAGGCGATCGCCGCCGGCGTCGAGTTCACGCGAGAACTCGGCCACCTGCCACCCAACATCTGCAACCCGGCCTACCTGGCGCAGCAGGCCGGCGATTTCGCGTCGCGCTTCGACAAGGCCAGCTGCGAGGTCCTCGAGCGCGAGGACATGGAGAAGCTCGGCATGGGCTCGCTGCTGGCGGTCGCCCGCGGCTCGGCCAATGCGCCGAAGCTGATCGTCCTGAAGTGGAACAACGGCGGCGACGCCAAGCCCTACGTACTGGTCGGCAAGGGCATCACCTTCGACACCGGCGGCGTGAACCTGAAGACCCAGGGCGGCATCGAGGAGATGAAGTACGACATGCTCGGCGCCGGTTCGGTGATGGGCACGTTCGTCGCGGCCGCGGGCATGGATCTCCCGATCAACCTGGTGGTGGTGGTGCCGGCGGTCGAGAACGCCATCGACGGCAACGCCTACCGCCCCTCCGACATCCTCACCAGCATGTCCGGCAAGACCATCGAGGTCGGCAACACCGATGCCGAGGGCCGCCTGATCCTGTGCGACGCGCTGACCTATGCGCAGCGCTTCGAGCCGCAGGCGCTGGTCGACGTGGCCACCCTCACCGGCGCCTGCATGGTCGCCCTGGGCAGCTTCGCCACGGGGCTGATGAGCAAGCACGACGACCTGTCGCAGGAACTGCTGGCCGCCGGCGAGCACGTGTTCGACCGCGCCTGGCGCCTGCCGCTGTGGGACGAGTACCAGACCATGCTCGATTCCACCTTCGCCGACGTCTACAACATCGGCGGCCGCTGGGCCGGCGCGGTGACGGCGGGCTGCTTCCTGGCGCGCTTCACCGAAGGCCAGCGCTGGGCGCACCTCGACATCGCCGGCAGCGCCAGCCACAGCGGCAAGAGCGGGCTGGCCACCGGCCGCCCGGTCGGCCTGCTGTCGCAATGGCTGCTGGACCAGGCGGGCTGA
- the lptG gene encoding LPS export ABC transporter permease LptG — translation MMPFPKIHDLYAARTVAVTVLLTWMVLVGLDAVLAGVQEIKHMGDGDYGFVSVVTYVAYTVPRRAYVMFPTAAVIGTLMGLGQLAATTELTALRALGVSRRRLSLSVAAPLVLLTVAMMLNGETLAPGAQRSADAMKSAARSKDMIVAQYSGLWAREGNTFLNARTGQERSDGKDAWLELNGVRLFEFDDDGRLESIADAAVAEHRASGWLLRDVRRVYFEPREVSATSIGEEHWESQLDAAALAASAGSAFRPRYMPARDLAEGIEYRRRNRLDASEFQEHYWGRWFYPFNVLALCLAAIPFAFGSLRSGGLGRRLFIGIVFALGFWLLQAQAVKLAAVYRFDYRLAYAVPPAVMLFVSWLLFRRRSG, via the coding sequence ATGATGCCGTTCCCGAAGATCCACGACCTGTATGCCGCGCGCACCGTGGCGGTCACCGTGCTGCTGACCTGGATGGTGCTGGTCGGCCTGGATGCGGTGCTGGCCGGCGTGCAGGAGATCAAGCACATGGGCGATGGCGACTACGGCTTCGTCAGCGTGGTCACCTATGTCGCCTATACCGTGCCGCGACGCGCCTACGTGATGTTCCCGACCGCGGCGGTGATCGGCACGCTGATGGGCCTGGGCCAGCTGGCGGCCACCACCGAACTCACCGCGCTGCGCGCGCTGGGCGTGTCGCGGCGACGCTTGAGCCTCTCGGTCGCGGCGCCGCTGGTCTTGCTGACGGTGGCGATGATGCTCAACGGCGAGACCCTCGCGCCGGGCGCCCAGCGCAGCGCCGACGCCATGAAGTCGGCGGCGCGCTCCAAGGACATGATCGTGGCGCAGTACTCGGGCCTGTGGGCACGCGAGGGCAACACCTTCCTCAACGCCCGCACCGGCCAGGAGCGCAGCGACGGCAAGGATGCGTGGCTGGAACTCAACGGCGTCCGCCTGTTCGAGTTCGACGACGACGGACGACTGGAATCGATCGCCGACGCCGCCGTGGCCGAACATCGCGCCAGTGGCTGGCTGCTGCGCGACGTGCGCCGCGTGTACTTCGAGCCGCGCGAGGTCAGCGCGACGAGCATCGGCGAGGAGCACTGGGAATCGCAGCTCGACGCCGCCGCGCTCGCCGCCAGCGCCGGCAGCGCGTTCCGCCCGCGCTACATGCCCGCCCGCGACCTGGCGGAAGGCATCGAGTACCGCCGGCGCAACCGCCTGGATGCCAGCGAGTTCCAGGAGCACTACTGGGGTCGCTGGTTCTATCCGTTCAACGTGCTGGCGCTGTGCCTGGCGGCGATTCCGTTCGCCTTCGGTTCGCTGCGCAGCGGCGGGCTGGGGAGGCGGCTGTTCATCGGCATCGTGTTCGCGCTCGGGTTCTGGCTGCTCCAGGCCCAGGCGGTGAAGCTGGCGGCGGTGTACCGCTTCGATTACCGGCTCGCGTACGCGGTACCGCCGGCGGTCATGTTGTTCGTGTCCTGGCTGCTTTTCCGACGCCGGAGTGGGTGA
- a CDS encoding valine--tRNA ligase has translation MTLATGYDPKSFESRLYAQWEASGVFAPCGDGPAYSILLPPPNVTGTLHMGHAFQHTLQDALVRYHRMRGFRTLWQMGTDHAGIATEMVVARNLDREGQGETRDSLGRERFIDKVWEWKGQSGDTIAQQMRRVGTSGDWSRSVFTMDPIASTAVVEAFVRMHADGLIYRGQRLVNWDPVLKTAISDLEVVSEEEDGFLWSIAYPLADGAHYEHVEHDADGNETLRETRDYLVVATTRPETMLGDSAVMVHPDDTRYAHLVGRSVTLPLTGREIPVIADAYVDRAFGTGVVKVTPAHDFNDYAVGQRHGLPLRNILTADAQVVSGDDAIPAAYRGLDRYDARKAVLADLEAAGLMVETRAHKLQVPRGDRTGQVIEPWLTDQWFVKMDGLAQRGLALVEGADGAPGDVKFVPGNWINTYRHWMENIQDWCISRQLWWGHRIPAWYADDGRIFVGRDEAEARAHATEAGYSGTLSQDSDVLETWFSSALWPFSTMGWPDADAMRERGFEQFMPSSVLVTGFDIIFFWVARMIMMTDHLTGQVPFHDVYVTGLVRDKDGQKMSKSKGNILDPLDLIDGISIDALVAKRTAGLMQPKMAEKIAKATRKEFPDGIPAFGADALRFTMAALAGPGRDIKFDLARAEGYKNFCNKLWNATRFVLMNTEGMADASVVAAGDMAELPLAPVTDPEKWILARLAAVTAQAETHFASYRFDLLAQALYEFAWNEFCDWFVELAKPALQGDTGTVEGRAAADSTRRTLLLVLERLLRLLHPLVPFVTEELWLQVAPRLGIPADTIMLQRYPQAGDFAGLDVARAEADVEWLKAMVSALRRIRSELGVSPAKSIRLLLAGGSADDAARALRFAPELRFLNRIDAIEAIADEPPPSAAAMVGELCLYVPLEGLVDLDAERTRLDKELKRVAGELAKSQAKLASETFVSNAPAAVVEQERTRLADWNAQRDTLSAQRARL, from the coding sequence ATGACCCTCGCCACCGGCTACGACCCCAAGTCCTTCGAATCCCGCCTGTACGCGCAGTGGGAAGCCAGTGGCGTGTTCGCGCCCTGCGGCGACGGCCCCGCGTACTCGATCCTGCTGCCGCCGCCGAACGTCACCGGCACCCTGCACATGGGCCATGCGTTCCAGCACACGCTGCAGGACGCGCTGGTGCGCTACCACCGCATGCGCGGCTTCCGCACGCTGTGGCAGATGGGCACCGACCATGCCGGCATCGCCACCGAGATGGTGGTCGCGCGCAACCTAGACCGCGAGGGCCAGGGAGAAACCCGCGACTCGCTCGGGCGCGAGCGCTTCATCGACAAGGTCTGGGAGTGGAAGGGCCAGTCCGGCGACACCATCGCGCAGCAGATGCGCCGCGTCGGCACCTCCGGCGACTGGTCGCGCAGCGTGTTCACCATGGATCCCATCGCCTCCACGGCGGTGGTCGAAGCCTTCGTGCGCATGCATGCCGACGGCCTCATCTACCGCGGCCAGCGCCTGGTCAACTGGGATCCGGTGCTGAAGACCGCGATCTCCGACCTGGAAGTGGTGAGCGAGGAAGAGGACGGCTTCCTGTGGTCGATCGCCTATCCGCTCGCGGATGGCGCGCACTACGAGCACGTCGAGCACGATGCCGACGGCAACGAGACCCTGCGCGAGACCCGCGACTACCTGGTGGTCGCCACCACGCGCCCGGAAACCATGCTCGGCGACAGCGCGGTGATGGTGCACCCCGACGACACGCGCTATGCGCACCTGGTGGGCCGCAGCGTGACCCTGCCGCTCACCGGGCGCGAGATCCCGGTGATCGCCGACGCGTACGTGGACCGCGCGTTCGGCACCGGCGTGGTGAAGGTGACGCCGGCGCACGACTTCAACGACTACGCGGTGGGGCAGCGCCATGGCCTTCCGCTGCGCAACATCCTCACCGCCGACGCGCAGGTGGTGTCCGGCGATGACGCGATCCCGGCCGCGTACCGCGGCCTGGACCGCTACGACGCGCGCAAGGCCGTGCTCGCCGACCTCGAAGCTGCGGGCCTCATGGTCGAAACCCGCGCGCACAAGCTGCAGGTGCCGCGCGGCGACCGCACCGGCCAGGTCATCGAGCCGTGGCTCACCGACCAGTGGTTCGTGAAGATGGACGGCCTGGCGCAGCGCGGCCTGGCGCTGGTCGAAGGCGCGGACGGCGCGCCGGGCGATGTGAAGTTCGTGCCCGGCAACTGGATCAACACCTACCGCCACTGGATGGAGAACATCCAGGACTGGTGCATCAGCCGCCAGCTGTGGTGGGGCCACCGCATTCCGGCGTGGTACGCCGACGACGGCCGCATCTTCGTCGGCCGCGACGAGGCCGAGGCGCGCGCGCACGCCACCGAAGCCGGCTACAGCGGCACGCTCAGCCAGGACAGCGACGTGCTGGAGACCTGGTTCTCCTCGGCGCTGTGGCCGTTCAGCACCATGGGCTGGCCCGATGCCGACGCCATGCGCGAGCGCGGTTTCGAGCAGTTCATGCCGTCCAGCGTGCTGGTCACCGGCTTCGACATCATCTTCTTCTGGGTCGCCAGGATGATCATGATGACCGACCATCTCACTGGCCAGGTGCCGTTCCACGACGTCTATGTCACCGGCCTGGTCCGCGACAAGGACGGCCAGAAGATGTCCAAGTCGAAGGGCAACATCCTCGACCCGCTGGACCTGATCGACGGCATCAGCATCGATGCGCTGGTGGCCAAGCGCACCGCGGGGCTGATGCAGCCGAAGATGGCGGAGAAGATCGCGAAGGCCACGCGCAAGGAGTTCCCGGACGGCATTCCCGCGTTCGGCGCCGATGCGCTGCGCTTCACCATGGCCGCGCTCGCCGGCCCCGGCCGCGACATCAAGTTCGACCTCGCCCGCGCCGAGGGCTACAAGAATTTCTGCAACAAGCTGTGGAACGCCACGCGCTTCGTGCTGATGAACACCGAAGGCATGGCGGATGCGAGCGTCGTTGCGGCGGGCGACATGGCGGAACTTCCCCTCGCCCCGGTCACCGATCCCGAGAAGTGGATCCTTGCCCGCCTCGCCGCCGTCACCGCGCAGGCCGAAACGCACTTCGCCAGCTACCGCTTCGACCTGCTGGCGCAGGCGCTGTACGAATTCGCGTGGAACGAGTTCTGCGACTGGTTCGTCGAACTGGCCAAGCCCGCGCTGCAGGGCGACACCGGCACGGTCGAGGGCCGCGCCGCCGCCGACAGCACGCGCCGCACGCTGCTGCTGGTGCTCGAGCGCCTGCTGCGCCTGCTGCACCCGCTGGTGCCATTCGTCACCGAGGAGCTGTGGCTGCAGGTTGCACCGCGCCTGGGCATCCCCGCCGACACCATCATGCTGCAGCGCTATCCGCAGGCGGGCGATTTCGCCGGCCTGGACGTGGCGCGTGCCGAGGCCGACGTGGAATGGCTGAAGGCGATGGTGTCCGCGCTGCGCCGCATCCGCAGCGAGCTCGGCGTGTCGCCGGCCAAGTCGATCCGCCTGCTGCTGGCCGGCGGCAGCGCCGACGACGCCGCACGTGCGCTGCGCTTCGCGCCCGAGCTCAGGTTCCTCAACCGGATCGACGCGATCGAGGCGATCGCCGACGAGCCGCCACCGTCCGCCGCGGCCATGGTCGGCGAGCTGTGCCTGTACGTGCCGCTGGAAGGCCTGGTGGACCTCGACGCCGAGCGCACCCGGCTCGACAAGGAGTTGAAGCGCGTGGCGGGCGAGCTGGCGAAGTCGCAGGCCAAGCTGGCCAGCGAGACCTTCGTCAGCAACGCGCCGGCGGCGGTGGTCGAACAGGAGCGCACGCGCCTGGCCGACTGGAACGCGCAGCGCGACACGCTGTCGGCACAGCGCGCGCGGCTCTAG
- a CDS encoding DNA polymerase III subunit chi has product MARADFYLIAKPRFRDEPLLLVCELAKKAQAAGQPMLVLARDADQAERLDDLLWSFDPDAYVPHQIAGAGFDDDDDGGEDEADVLIAAPGSDVPLRALVLNLRDAPVEGDFERVLEVVPADDSARGPLRERWTQYKARGLDLKKYDM; this is encoded by the coding sequence GTGGCCCGCGCCGACTTCTACCTGATCGCCAAACCGCGGTTCCGCGACGAACCGCTGCTGCTGGTCTGCGAGCTGGCGAAGAAGGCGCAGGCCGCCGGCCAGCCGATGCTGGTGCTGGCCCGCGACGCCGACCAGGCCGAACGGCTCGACGACCTGCTGTGGTCGTTCGACCCCGACGCCTACGTGCCGCACCAGATCGCCGGCGCCGGGTTCGACGATGACGACGACGGCGGCGAGGATGAAGCCGACGTGCTCATCGCCGCGCCCGGCAGCGACGTGCCGCTGCGCGCGCTGGTGCTCAACCTGCGCGATGCGCCGGTGGAAGGCGACTTCGAGCGCGTGCTCGAGGTGGTACCCGCCGACGACTCCGCGCGTGGCCCGCTGCGCGAGCGCTGGACGCAGTACAAGGCGCGCGGCCTGGACCTGAAGAAATACGACATGTGA